Proteins encoded in a region of the Gallalistipes aquisgranensis genome:
- a CDS encoding type B 50S ribosomal protein L31 has product MKKGIHPENYRLVAFKDMSNDHVFLCRSAVQSKETIEVNGETYPVYKMEISNTSHPFYTGKMKLVDTAGRVDKFMSRYQKHYDKKNAAK; this is encoded by the coding sequence ATGAAAAAGGGTATTCATCCGGAGAATTATCGTTTAGTGGCATTCAAGGATATGTCGAATGACCATGTGTTTTTGTGCAGGTCCGCCGTTCAGTCAAAGGAAACGATCGAAGTGAATGGCGAAACCTATCCCGTGTACAAGATGGAAATTTCCAACACCTCCCACCCGTTCTACACCGGTAAGATGAAGTTGGTTGACACCGCTGGACGCGTTGATAAGTTTATGAGCCGCTATCAAAAGCATTACGATAAGAAGAACGCCGCCAAATAG
- a CDS encoding Cbp1 family collagen-binding glycoprotein adhesin produces the protein MKKIVYLIVLLTPLFSCVGKRNAERLAGEKDSLSLALAAKDSVINEVFASLNDIAENLNAIKVRENIITTAVGNGEIRKQATVQIGEDIEEIDRLLQSNRETIARLERSAARLKKADVKVASLEKLIGEMSAQVETKDAEIAALRKDLKKLNVEVEELHTQVSGLGTEVDSLNRAKNRLEGEVKTRDDLLSVAYYIVGSQKELLEKEIVYKSGFIGRTLKINENRSLDSFTQVDIRNFDEVIIGKRDVVLVSSHPAGSYEFVMNDNRVFSSLVITDRDKFWEYSKVLVISYK, from the coding sequence ATGAAGAAGATCGTTTACCTGATTGTCTTGTTGACACCCCTTTTCTCCTGTGTGGGCAAGAGGAATGCGGAGAGGCTGGCGGGCGAGAAGGATTCCTTGTCGCTGGCGCTGGCAGCCAAGGATTCGGTTATCAACGAAGTGTTCGCTTCGCTGAACGACATTGCGGAGAACCTCAATGCCATCAAAGTCCGTGAGAATATCATCACCACGGCGGTCGGCAACGGGGAGATCCGGAAGCAGGCGACCGTCCAGATCGGCGAGGACATCGAGGAGATCGACCGTCTGCTGCAGAGCAACCGGGAGACGATCGCCCGTCTGGAGCGCAGCGCTGCCCGGCTGAAGAAGGCCGACGTGAAGGTCGCCTCCCTGGAGAAACTGATCGGCGAAATGTCCGCCCAAGTGGAGACGAAGGATGCAGAGATCGCCGCCCTGCGGAAGGACCTGAAAAAACTCAACGTCGAGGTGGAAGAACTCCATACGCAGGTGAGCGGCCTGGGTACGGAGGTCGACAGTCTCAACCGGGCGAAAAACCGTCTGGAAGGCGAAGTGAAGACCCGGGACGACCTGCTCAGCGTGGCCTATTACATCGTGGGCTCCCAGAAGGAACTGCTCGAAAAGGAGATCGTGTACAAGTCCGGATTCATCGGGCGCACGCTCAAGATCAACGAGAACCGCAGTCTCGACAGTTTCACGCAGGTGGATATCCGGAATTTCGATGAGGTGATTATCGGCAAGCGGGACGTCGTGCTGGTCAGTTCGCACCCCGCCGGGTCGTATGAGTTCGTGATGAATGACAACCGGGTGTTCTCGTCGCTGGTCATCACCGACCGCGACAAGTTTTGGGAGTATTCGAAAGTGCTTGTAATCAGCTACAAGTAG
- a CDS encoding SusC/RagA family TonB-linked outer membrane protein, which yields MISGSAFAQNSMTVKGTVKDSKGEPVVGSTVMVEGSNTGVVTDKDGKYSITFKTKEGKTSKLVFSSISYLTQTVEVGTRTVIDIVLEEDRKQIDEIVVVGYGAMRKSDLTGSVTSVKIDENRASQISSIDQLLQGQAAGVQVVSNSAAPDGGVSVTVRGASSFNSSSQPLYVVDGVIMNTSGSISVGGHGGSDSGVTEDNNGLMGINPQDIASMEILKDASATAIYGSQGANGVILITTKSASRGRPIVTVSSGISISNIYKKFDLMDADDYVKYLDLKGVDHSSTLYTVFTDKVDNGTYAPVDWQDYSTRTSITQRYYLTIAGRPNNTDYRFSIGYYDNEGIIKGTGYENLTLRLNLDKTIGKFKIGTRTSFSYLNSYMTQGAGATVAQTPATSMVLSMLMTRPLRHIVEYDDEGSEVDDDGAPISGPDRWLSDYQSERTEMRVTPSIYGQYEILPWLTFKTTFGSDFRTNERLMFKSKRINTQATGSNGAITHAELLNFNWDNLLMFNKKFNRHSISGTLGQSVSQSITRTQSVEGTNIDQWKGMTSSLNSAPYTWLGYGESQSQLMSFFARAVYNFDERYIFTATYRFDGSSKFAAGNKWAQFPSLAFAWRLSEEKWFKVPAISSAKLRLGWGMVGNQGIPSYQTIKRYSTSSVSTHDNDTHKLISVASLNLPSKDLKWETTSQYNVGLDLGLLDNRISLAADIYYKKTEDLLQTKILAGSAGVTNPYVNMGSIENKGFELTLDAVILDNKNIGWTVGGNFSLNRNKILSIDPSGTSRAKMYVYPDQPIQEVEYFSGNLLSSAAVCHDYINVFIVGQPMCLFYAMPTDGLVPARQTGIPFADGEVRGEGSVNFVDTNKDGMITSDDRVVVGDPNPDFTYGFNTAFRYKKFQLSASFVGSYGNDVYNQQLAALSDLSTNSQNRLRAAVFDAWTPENQGAKFPAVSAYRTSDVSWCTDRFVEDGSYLRLANLSLSYNIGIKNKRSILKNIYVGISGKNLFCWTKYSGYDPDVNIYGNVLRYGVDMGAYPAARTYMFDLKLTF from the coding sequence TTGATTTCAGGGAGCGCTTTCGCCCAGAACAGCATGACTGTCAAAGGAACTGTCAAGGATTCGAAAGGAGAGCCCGTCGTCGGCTCCACTGTAATGGTCGAAGGCAGCAACACAGGTGTCGTGACCGATAAGGATGGGAAATACTCCATAACCTTCAAGACAAAAGAGGGGAAGACATCGAAACTCGTCTTCTCCAGCATCTCGTATCTCACCCAAACCGTCGAAGTGGGAACACGTACCGTTATCGACATCGTCCTCGAAGAGGACAGAAAGCAAATCGACGAAATCGTGGTAGTCGGTTACGGAGCCATGCGCAAGAGCGACCTTACGGGATCGGTGACTTCAGTGAAGATCGACGAAAACCGGGCCTCACAAATCTCCTCGATCGACCAGCTTCTTCAGGGACAGGCCGCCGGCGTGCAGGTCGTCTCGAACAGCGCAGCTCCGGACGGCGGCGTCAGTGTCACTGTCCGCGGTGCCAGTTCGTTCAACTCCTCGTCTCAACCCCTCTATGTCGTGGACGGCGTCATCATGAACACCTCCGGCTCGATTTCCGTAGGCGGACATGGCGGCAGCGATTCCGGCGTAACCGAAGACAACAACGGCCTGATGGGTATCAATCCCCAGGACATCGCTTCGATGGAGATTCTCAAAGATGCATCCGCAACGGCAATCTACGGTTCGCAGGGAGCCAATGGAGTTATCCTCATCACGACGAAGTCCGCCAGCAGGGGGCGGCCGATCGTAACCGTCTCCAGCGGCATTAGCATCAGCAACATATACAAAAAGTTCGACCTGATGGATGCCGACGATTATGTGAAATACCTTGACCTCAAAGGTGTCGACCATAGCTCGACCCTATACACAGTCTTTACGGACAAGGTAGACAACGGCACCTACGCCCCCGTGGATTGGCAGGATTACTCGACCCGCACGAGCATAACGCAGCGTTACTATCTGACGATCGCCGGTCGTCCCAACAATACCGATTACCGTTTCTCGATCGGTTATTACGACAATGAGGGAATCATAAAGGGTACCGGATATGAGAATCTGACACTCCGCCTCAATCTCGACAAGACTATCGGTAAGTTCAAGATCGGCACCCGGACTTCCTTTTCCTATCTCAACTCCTACATGACTCAGGGGGCGGGTGCGACTGTCGCACAAACCCCGGCCACTTCAATGGTATTGAGTATGCTCATGACAAGACCTTTGCGCCACATCGTCGAGTATGACGACGAAGGATCGGAGGTCGATGACGACGGTGCGCCCATCTCCGGGCCTGACAGGTGGCTCAGCGACTACCAGAGCGAGCGGACCGAAATGCGCGTCACCCCAAGCATTTACGGACAGTACGAGATTCTTCCGTGGCTGACCTTCAAAACCACGTTCGGCTCCGATTTCCGAACCAATGAACGACTGATGTTCAAGTCGAAGCGAATCAATACGCAGGCGACAGGATCGAACGGCGCGATCACCCATGCGGAACTTCTTAATTTCAACTGGGACAACCTTCTCATGTTCAACAAGAAGTTCAACAGACACTCCATCTCCGGAACGCTGGGGCAGTCGGTCTCGCAATCCATCACCAGAACGCAGAGCGTCGAAGGAACCAACATAGACCAGTGGAAAGGCATGACCTCATCTCTCAATTCGGCCCCCTATACGTGGCTTGGATACGGTGAGTCGCAGAGTCAGTTGATGTCCTTTTTCGCCCGCGCAGTTTATAATTTCGACGAGAGGTATATCTTCACCGCCACTTATCGTTTCGACGGATCGTCGAAATTCGCCGCCGGAAACAAATGGGCACAGTTCCCCTCTTTGGCATTCGCATGGCGTCTGAGCGAAGAGAAATGGTTCAAAGTTCCCGCCATTTCATCGGCGAAACTACGTTTAGGTTGGGGAATGGTCGGCAATCAGGGAATCCCTTCGTATCAGACCATCAAAAGATATTCGACCAGTTCGGTATCGACGCATGACAACGATACACACAAGCTGATTTCGGTCGCTTCGCTCAATCTGCCGTCGAAGGACCTGAAATGGGAGACCACTTCGCAGTACAATGTGGGCCTCGATCTGGGCCTCCTCGACAATCGCATTTCTCTTGCTGCCGATATATATTACAAAAAGACGGAAGACCTCCTCCAGACCAAGATCCTCGCAGGATCGGCAGGGGTCACGAACCCTTATGTGAACATGGGGTCCATCGAGAACAAGGGTTTCGAACTCACTCTCGATGCCGTAATTCTCGATAACAAAAACATCGGATGGACCGTCGGAGGTAACTTTTCGTTAAACCGTAACAAAATCCTCTCGATCGATCCGAGCGGAACAAGCAGGGCGAAAATGTATGTGTACCCCGACCAACCCATTCAGGAAGTGGAATACTTTTCGGGAAATCTGCTCTCGTCGGCGGCTGTCTGCCATGACTACATCAACGTCTTTATCGTCGGACAGCCGATGTGCCTCTTCTATGCAATGCCGACCGATGGGCTCGTTCCCGCCAGACAGACCGGAATCCCGTTCGCTGACGGTGAAGTGAGGGGCGAAGGTTCCGTCAACTTCGTCGACACGAACAAGGACGGAATGATTACCTCCGACGACAGAGTGGTCGTAGGCGATCCCAATCCCGACTTCACTTACGGCTTCAATACGGCGTTTCGCTACAAGAAATTCCAGCTCTCTGCATCGTTCGTCGGCTCGTACGGCAACGATGTCTACAATCAGCAGCTGGCCGCTCTCAGCGATTTGTCGACCAACAGCCAAAACAGACTCAGAGCCGCGGTATTCGATGCATGGACCCCCGAGAACCAGGGAGCGAAGTTCCCTGCCGTTTCGGCTTACAGAACGAGCGACGTGAGCTGGTGTACGGATCGTTTCGTCGAAGACGGTTCCTATCTCCGGCTGGCTAACCTTTCCCTTTCATACAATATCGGGATCAAGAATAAACGCTCCATACTCAAGAACATCTATGTTGGCATTTCCGGAAAGAACCTCTTCTGCTGGACCAAATATTCCGGATATGATCCCGACGTGAACATCTACGGGAACGTCCTCCGATACGGTGTCGATATGGGAGCCTATCCCGCTGCACGTACTTACATGTTCGACCTTAAACTAACATTCTAA
- a CDS encoding RagB/SusD family nutrient uptake outer membrane protein: MKYIFVFVIFLAGCTDFLDEKVTTSYDGSVMVSSPEALEANVLGIHRQLASSGFKSGTFCEWLAPASGLAHWSNTSALTNPLERWTCCLKFTRFSQHPEAYDSFTSFYRSIYLCNSLLEAMKSSPVDEDYKKEIEGEVYFLRAMAYFYLVRLYGDVSLHTEAPTSLSEVYSARENFWVVYCRIIKDLYAAETLMRSYDRMIEVAGGNASGRVCDYAAVACRSLVYLTIGTLLAHPDDNFWVNRTPDFSEIGIADAEDAFQKALADAEDVILHGPFELCPDYRQLFRWTNAEDWQLKERIWVMPRSPEAGDGNSGLTMWALPNRYMGTSNVDNFGRCRPDRWFFQRWCEDYGGQKGTGTYNKNVYVDCPDPRLSVNLIYNSYPGQNNTPYNCYPANNRIFPGNETLMKHYGLPYYKKYYDPTYDNSVGNADLYVMRFAEVYLIAAEACANLCSSVSDLYGTKAIDYVNVILDRARKSVDGEPAAEPRAWTTSRFDSKEDLINGIFWERCYEMPFEHHEYFDTHRMGARWLAENIAKPKNVFLYLDEQEDYTNNGIDYNGYRTLYYGQNFRYDEDWTLVRKGLISAYPYDELIYNTCLDVNKSDPNLGQNPTEVYWR, translated from the coding sequence ATGAAATATATATTCGTCTTCGTAATATTTCTGGCAGGCTGCACGGATTTTCTCGACGAGAAAGTAACCACATCGTATGACGGTTCCGTGATGGTTTCCTCCCCGGAAGCCCTCGAGGCCAATGTTCTCGGCATCCACAGACAACTCGCCTCGAGCGGATTCAAATCCGGCACGTTCTGCGAATGGCTGGCGCCCGCTTCCGGCCTCGCTCACTGGAGCAACACCAGCGCATTGACCAATCCCCTCGAAAGATGGACATGTTGCCTGAAGTTCACCAGGTTCTCACAGCATCCCGAGGCGTATGACTCCTTCACGAGTTTTTACAGATCAATCTACCTCTGCAACTCGCTCCTCGAAGCGATGAAATCGAGCCCGGTGGATGAAGACTATAAAAAAGAGATCGAAGGAGAAGTCTATTTCCTAAGGGCGATGGCCTACTTCTATTTAGTACGTCTCTATGGCGATGTTTCGCTCCATACCGAAGCCCCTACGTCATTGAGTGAAGTGTATAGCGCCAGAGAGAACTTTTGGGTCGTATATTGCCGGATTATCAAAGATCTCTATGCTGCAGAGACTCTGATGCGCAGCTACGACAGGATGATCGAAGTCGCGGGAGGCAATGCTTCCGGCAGAGTGTGCGACTATGCAGCCGTGGCCTGCCGCTCATTGGTCTATCTTACCATCGGCACTCTTCTCGCCCATCCGGACGACAACTTCTGGGTCAACCGTACCCCCGATTTTTCAGAGATCGGAATCGCCGATGCCGAAGATGCTTTCCAAAAGGCCCTTGCCGATGCCGAAGACGTAATTCTACATGGACCGTTCGAACTTTGTCCCGATTATCGCCAGTTATTCCGATGGACCAATGCGGAGGATTGGCAGCTTAAAGAACGCATTTGGGTCATGCCTCGCTCCCCGGAGGCGGGCGACGGAAACAGCGGACTGACCATGTGGGCTTTGCCGAACCGCTATATGGGAACCTCCAATGTGGACAATTTCGGGCGTTGCCGCCCCGACCGCTGGTTTTTCCAGAGGTGGTGCGAGGATTACGGCGGGCAGAAAGGTACCGGAACCTACAATAAGAACGTATATGTCGACTGTCCCGACCCCCGGTTGAGTGTCAATCTGATTTATAACTCCTACCCCGGACAGAACAATACCCCCTACAACTGTTATCCTGCAAACAACCGTATTTTCCCCGGGAACGAGACCTTGATGAAGCACTATGGACTCCCGTATTACAAGAAATATTACGATCCGACCTACGACAATAGCGTCGGCAACGCGGATCTCTACGTGATGCGTTTCGCAGAGGTATATCTGATCGCTGCCGAGGCTTGCGCGAATCTCTGCTCCTCCGTTTCGGATCTCTACGGAACGAAGGCTATTGACTATGTAAACGTGATTCTCGACCGTGCCCGCAAATCCGTCGACGGAGAACCCGCGGCCGAACCTCGGGCCTGGACAACTTCGAGATTCGATTCGAAGGAAGACCTTATCAACGGCATCTTCTGGGAGAGATGTTATGAAATGCCGTTCGAGCATCATGAATATTTCGACACCCACCGTATGGGGGCCAGATGGCTTGCCGAAAACATTGCCAAGCCCAAGAACGTGTTTCTTTATCTCGACGAGCAGGAGGATTACACCAACAACGGGATCGATTACAACGGTTACCGCACACTCTATTACGGCCAGAACTTCAGGTATGACGAGGACTGGACTCTCGTACGCAAAGGCCTTATCAGTGCCTATCCCTACGATGAACTTATATATAACACCTGCCTGGACGTGAATAAGTCCGATCCGAACCTCGGGCAAAATCCCACGGAAGTATATTGGAGATAA
- a CDS encoding TonB-dependent receptor plug domain-containing protein: MNHKQIIAVICLLLAGPPARISAQVAVIDSLCVGKTIAMSPEELIRGEVSGTRVSSIDGNPNGAFNVNIRGLNTLRGNSQPLWIVDGAVIGSSVHQNLNAFYLNGGSTAKGDALPDYSGRSYTSPVGNFGWLNPADIESIEVIKDMSAAALYGMSGANGVIVIKTKRNSSNAHDIHLSSNVGVDFSTQKGDAFEAGINHIHKAGINGAAGNNSYYNISGFLRQNNTAIKGTNSIVGSLAANFETMANKVFMFGLNTNLSYGNYHSTGGTNYIGAPSTMMGSRYPDIFPYDKVTGWLESYDDEVLDYRIVSSVWLQINIIRGLHFKVTGGMDYQNQSRYIWFGDGTSFGKDFSGAAGILNNFLFTYNAKGELNYNRNFTVKHRFNASLAFDLKGNMNKTNAMCGTDFDLPFLRGKGLSGSASQHAIRKFDRNYNQWGAYAHVGYDFDSYAGIRATARFDKTGRFENAPTFFPAADAYVDIKRLAGARTQTISSLRITGGFGKAGRETILPYEWLANYISDVPAVDIGAEPYFDGINRLISTEYNIGFNIGFIKDRVNFAFKYYDKKTDDNFKIYNFGKVLADLWVRTAKWSVLEERYSSIENKGFEIDADFRIVGRKHVAWTLWANASFNTNSVVSLHEKDAPGLANGIYIAANKEGESVAQAYGYRLNGKGEPASADPDILGNTLPKYAGGLGTTLHLYGLTVDAKFSAAGGFHIINANRAVEKGRDYISSDDLERGDYLRLDCLCFSYDIPVKVKWIKDFKVNLAARNLFTISGYGGWNPDVNCFGVTTRSNGVDYGSFPLIRSVILGVSLKF; this comes from the coding sequence ATGAATCACAAACAAATTATTGCTGTTATCTGCCTGCTGCTGGCCGGTCCACCCGCACGGATTTCCGCCCAAGTCGCAGTGATAGATTCACTTTGTGTCGGAAAGACAATCGCCATGAGTCCGGAAGAACTGATCAGAGGTGAGGTTTCCGGGACGAGGGTCTCGTCCATCGATGGCAATCCCAACGGGGCTTTCAATGTCAACATCAGAGGACTCAACACCTTAAGAGGGAATTCGCAACCGCTGTGGATCGTGGACGGAGCAGTGATCGGATCGTCTGTACACCAGAATCTGAATGCCTTCTATCTCAATGGAGGCTCGACCGCAAAAGGGGATGCGCTTCCCGACTATTCCGGACGGAGCTACACTTCTCCCGTCGGCAACTTCGGGTGGCTCAACCCTGCCGACATAGAGTCGATAGAGGTCATCAAGGATATGTCGGCGGCAGCGTTGTACGGCATGTCGGGAGCCAATGGCGTCATTGTTATCAAGACGAAAAGAAACTCCTCGAACGCCCACGACATTCACCTTTCGTCGAATGTCGGTGTCGATTTCTCCACCCAAAAGGGAGATGCTTTCGAAGCAGGCATCAACCATATACACAAGGCAGGGATCAACGGTGCGGCCGGAAACAACTCCTATTACAACATATCGGGTTTCCTGCGCCAGAACAATACGGCCATAAAGGGCACCAATTCGATCGTCGGCAGCCTGGCAGCCAATTTCGAGACGATGGCCAACAAAGTTTTCATGTTCGGTCTCAACACGAATCTCAGTTATGGCAACTATCACTCGACCGGAGGAACGAACTACATCGGAGCACCTTCCACGATGATGGGCTCGCGCTATCCCGACATATTTCCCTACGACAAGGTCACCGGATGGCTGGAATCCTACGATGACGAGGTTTTGGATTACCGCATTGTCAGTTCCGTGTGGCTGCAGATCAATATTATCCGCGGCCTTCATTTCAAAGTGACAGGAGGCATGGATTACCAGAATCAGTCGCGCTACATCTGGTTCGGCGACGGTACCTCTTTCGGTAAAGATTTTTCGGGAGCAGCCGGTATTCTCAACAATTTTCTTTTCACCTACAATGCCAAGGGAGAACTCAATTACAACAGAAATTTTACCGTGAAGCACCGTTTCAATGCCTCTCTGGCTTTCGATCTGAAAGGCAACATGAACAAGACCAATGCCATGTGCGGCACCGATTTCGACCTGCCCTTCCTCCGGGGCAAGGGTTTGTCCGGATCGGCGAGCCAGCATGCGATCCGGAAGTTCGACCGCAATTACAACCAGTGGGGTGCCTACGCACACGTCGGCTATGATTTTGACAGCTATGCAGGAATCAGAGCTACGGCTCGGTTCGACAAAACCGGACGGTTCGAAAATGCCCCCACGTTTTTTCCCGCAGCCGACGCCTATGTGGACATCAAAAGGCTTGCAGGGGCACGGACACAGACCATATCCTCTTTGAGAATTACGGGTGGATTCGGGAAAGCAGGCCGTGAGACAATTTTGCCGTATGAGTGGCTTGCAAACTATATCTCTGATGTTCCGGCAGTCGACATTGGTGCGGAACCCTACTTCGACGGCATCAACCGCCTTATCAGTACGGAATACAACATCGGTTTCAACATCGGATTTATAAAAGACAGGGTGAATTTTGCATTCAAGTACTATGACAAAAAGACCGACGACAACTTCAAAATCTACAATTTCGGAAAAGTATTAGCAGATTTGTGGGTCAGGACAGCCAAGTGGTCCGTTTTGGAGGAGAGATATTCCTCTATCGAGAACAAGGGGTTTGAAATCGACGCCGACTTCCGTATTGTCGGGCGCAAGCATGTGGCTTGGACACTTTGGGCCAATGCTTCGTTCAATACCAACAGCGTCGTCTCGCTCCATGAAAAAGACGCTCCCGGTCTTGCCAATGGGATCTATATCGCAGCCAACAAAGAAGGCGAGTCGGTAGCTCAGGCATACGGCTACAGGTTGAACGGGAAGGGAGAACCTGCATCTGCAGATCCCGATATTCTCGGCAACACCCTTCCGAAATATGCCGGAGGACTCGGAACCACACTGCACTTGTATGGCCTCACCGTTGATGCCAAATTCTCTGCAGCCGGCGGATTTCACATCATCAATGCCAACAGGGCCGTTGAAAAAGGGCGGGATTATATCTCTTCGGACGATCTGGAGCGGGGAGATTACCTCAGACTCGACTGTCTGTGCTTCTCCTATGACATTCCTGTCAAAGTCAAGTGGATAAAGGATTTCAAGGTAAATCTTGCCGCACGGAATCTTTTCACCATTTCAGGGTACGGCGGCTGGAATCCCGATGTCAACTGTTTCGGTGTAACGACGCGAAGCAATGGCGTCGATTACGGCTCCTTTCCCCTTATCCGTTCCGTCATTCTGGGTGTGAGCCTCAAATTTTAA
- a CDS encoding glycoside hydrolase 5 family protein — protein sequence MRRPFHLTLYAMMLALANLYAQETLRPNLLEEIEASDNFAPMFPFQPTHNAPENITNVGTWKAVVRQNARPKGFISPAGEFLVDETGRPVRFIGTNIGMTGCFPDHASADKLAEELSRYGINIVRMHYVSHRTPKEGYPFFDSFIEPVQLERFDYLFAKLKEKGIHIYFQLNIARKVSWVNGFVNAHLLPYYKNGIDNVNERMVYLQKKFHGEILNHINPYTGIAYKDDTSISMMELANENSIVHSWFSPKHKFTALVEPYKSEIIEIWNDWLFDKYGDMETLRTAWGKGTEANVDEILPKSKNFKKKNIDWPYKYNWSRFPQRANDFTEFLAGLESKYFADLYANTKVNLKIRQPVTGTQLGYGFNRAQAATDYCDIHGYWCHPAFPGGKWNNAHWNLRNGSVVNSYGHPGNTFTKMAQARILGKPFTVSEYDHPNLNFYCAEGNVMLAAMGAFQNWSALMQFAWILDTDYERGHIWPMFDMCSAPQKLVHFPACWAMFVRGDVRSGDDRLVFAFPSKEESDILKVAEKQAANAPGLHGSGLLNSLPLAVRSGTQVEEYPRLFSSEGRTVIRSEADVPTSIKEAYKNRLMQSSTGELTWNWQEKDAGFFMVDTRNTKVFSGFVKGRTFMYRGMRLIPAKTRLDWLTLSLTLASPIGESVPGNLLQTGSYLLAATGLVHNTGMRIVEVGKGKISCSEPDGGRLGRAPVLCEGIEAQLAFAGLGGRVKCYALDSEGKRTEEVPVIENESGEAILEISPRYKTLWYEVIVDNSTN from the coding sequence ATGAGAAGGCCTTTCCATTTGACGCTTTATGCGATGATGTTGGCACTCGCCAATCTTTACGCTCAAGAGACGCTACGACCCAATCTTCTCGAAGAGATCGAGGCATCCGATAATTTCGCCCCCATGTTTCCGTTCCAGCCGACCCACAATGCACCGGAAAACATCACAAATGTCGGTACATGGAAAGCCGTTGTGCGGCAAAATGCAAGACCGAAAGGCTTCATATCTCCCGCAGGTGAATTTCTTGTCGATGAAACCGGTCGGCCGGTCCGCTTCATAGGCACCAATATCGGTATGACGGGATGTTTCCCCGACCATGCCTCTGCGGATAAACTGGCCGAAGAGCTCTCCCGTTACGGAATAAATATCGTGCGCATGCACTATGTCAGCCACCGAACACCTAAGGAGGGTTATCCGTTTTTCGATTCTTTTATCGAACCGGTGCAATTGGAGCGTTTCGACTATCTTTTCGCAAAGCTGAAAGAGAAGGGCATCCATATCTATTTTCAGTTAAACATCGCAAGGAAGGTCAGTTGGGTGAATGGATTCGTGAATGCCCACCTGCTCCCTTATTACAAGAATGGCATCGACAATGTCAACGAAAGAATGGTCTATCTGCAGAAGAAATTTCACGGAGAGATCCTCAACCATATAAACCCCTATACCGGCATTGCTTACAAGGACGATACATCGATCAGCATGATGGAGCTCGCCAACGAGAACTCGATCGTCCATTCGTGGTTCTCTCCCAAACATAAGTTCACGGCCCTTGTCGAACCCTACAAAAGCGAGATAATCGAGATATGGAACGATTGGCTTTTTGACAAATACGGCGACATGGAGACATTGAGAACGGCATGGGGAAAAGGGACCGAAGCGAATGTGGATGAAATTCTGCCCAAGTCGAAAAATTTCAAGAAAAAGAACATCGATTGGCCCTATAAATACAATTGGTCTCGGTTTCCCCAGCGGGCAAACGATTTTACCGAATTTCTGGCAGGACTGGAATCCAAATATTTCGCGGATCTATATGCCAATACAAAGGTAAACCTGAAGATCCGCCAGCCGGTGACCGGCACGCAATTGGGTTACGGATTCAATCGGGCCCAGGCGGCAACGGACTACTGCGATATTCACGGTTACTGGTGTCATCCCGCGTTTCCCGGAGGGAAATGGAACAACGCCCATTGGAACCTGAGAAACGGTTCTGTGGTCAACAGCTACGGACATCCAGGCAATACCTTCACCAAAATGGCACAGGCACGTATTCTCGGCAAGCCTTTTACGGTCAGCGAATACGACCACCCGAACCTCAATTTCTATTGTGCCGAAGGCAACGTGATGCTGGCCGCCATGGGCGCATTCCAGAACTGGTCGGCGCTTATGCAGTTTGCATGGATTCTCGATACGGACTACGAGAGAGGGCACATTTGGCCGATGTTCGACATGTGTTCCGCACCCCAGAAGCTCGTCCACTTTCCTGCCTGTTGGGCTATGTTCGTGCGGGGTGACGTGAGAAGCGGCGACGACCGTCTGGTTTTCGCTTTCCCGTCGAAAGAGGAGAGCGATATATTGAAAGTGGCGGAAAAGCAGGCGGCAAACGCCCCGGGGCTACATGGATCGGGTCTTTTGAATAGCCTTCCGTTGGCCGTACGGTCGGGAACCCAAGTCGAGGAGTATCCCCGCCTTTTCTCAAGCGAGGGGCGTACCGTGATCCGAAGCGAGGCGGATGTGCCCACGTCAATAAAAGAAGCTTACAAAAACAGGCTGATGCAGAGCAGTACGGGTGAACTCACATGGAACTGGCAGGAAAAAGATGCCGGATTTTTCATGGTGGATACCCGGAATACCAAAGTTTTCTCGGGATTCGTGAAAGGAAGGACTTTCATGTACAGAGGAATGCGGCTTATCCCGGCCAAAACGAGGCTGGATTGGCTGACCTTATCGTTGACCCTTGCATCGCCCATAGGCGAATCGGTCCCGGGAAACCTACTGCAGACAGGATCTTATCTGCTTGCAGCAACAGGGCTTGTCCACAACACCGGTATGAGGATAGTCGAAGTCGGAAAGGGAAAAATCTCCTGCTCCGAACCCGACGGGGGAAGATTGGGCAGGGCTCCCGTTCTGTGCGAGGGCATCGAGGCACAACTCGCTTTCGCCGGTTTGGGCGGCAGAGTGAAGTGTTATGCCCTGGATTCGGAAGGGAAACGCACCGAAGAGGTTCCGGTCATTGAAAACGAATCAGGAGAGGCGATTCTCGAAATCAGTCCGAGATACAAGACTTTGTGGTATGAGGTGATAGTAGACAATTCAACCAACTAA